One window from the genome of Marispirochaeta aestuarii encodes:
- a CDS encoding ABC transporter substrate-binding protein gives MKRSVYGILILLMLVLAMPVFSGGSQDEETVIQFAGSGGYPPFNFINENNEVIGFDVDVAREIAERLGYELDYVTTAWDGIIEGLRAGRYNGILGSMAITPERQQVVDFSEPYYYSGAQLIVSKDSGISSPADLTKSHNVGLVTGTTFAQDAEKLGVSIKYYEDDNQTLMELINGRLDAVITDRVVGLNAMSKIQGGDSLTLAGELLRKEECAIAFQKDDPLRDTVNGILKEMRADGTLAGISESWFNGENITNP, from the coding sequence ATGAAAAGATCTGTGTACGGAATCCTGATTCTGCTGATGCTGGTTCTTGCCATGCCTGTTTTTTCCGGTGGAAGCCAGGACGAGGAGACTGTCATTCAGTTTGCAGGATCAGGAGGCTATCCGCCCTTCAACTTTATTAATGAGAATAACGAAGTCATCGGTTTTGATGTTGATGTAGCCAGAGAGATTGCCGAGCGTCTCGGATACGAACTCGATTATGTAACCACCGCCTGGGACGGCATAATCGAGGGACTGAGGGCCGGACGCTACAACGGAATCCTCGGCAGTATGGCCATTACCCCGGAACGACAGCAGGTGGTGGACTTTTCTGAACCCTACTACTACTCCGGGGCCCAGCTGATCGTAAGTAAAGACTCCGGGATAAGCTCCCCGGCGGATCTGACAAAAAGTCATAACGTAGGTCTTGTAACCGGAACCACCTTCGCCCAGGATGCGGAAAAACTCGGTGTAAGCATAAAATACTACGAGGATGACAACCAGACCCTCATGGAGCTGATAAACGGACGCCTCGATGCGGTAATTACCGACAGGGTGGTCGGTCTGAATGCCATGAGCAAGATACAGGGCGGGGACAGCCTCACCCTGGCGGGAGAGCTCCTGCGGAAGGAAGAATGCGCCATAGCCTTTCAAAAGGATGACCCCCTCCGGGATACGGTCAATGGAATCCTGAAAGAAATGAGGGCGGACGGAACACTGGCCGGAATAAGCGAAAGCTGGTTTAACGGCGAGAATATCACCAACCCTTAA
- a CDS encoding chloride channel protein: MSNARIPVSLSEENYHLNKTIYVSLLSVLVGIVAGFGAIGFRYLIGFFHNLFFHGTLSFIYDSEVPFVSRWGFLVVLVPAAGIALANWITEKWAPEAKGHGVPEVMVAVMEHRGVIRPVVALIKSLASAISIGAGGSVGREGPIVQIGASFGSTLGQVLKLSPREVIILVGAGVAGSIGATFNAPIGGIIFAIELILPEYSIMTIMPLVISSTIATHISLLILGNSPAFTLPMYQFVSSYELSFYLVLGILAGFVSIGFIAVLYRTEDFFDELPLNSTVKALAGGFLVGLIGYVLFLLFGEYYVFGVGYAFLTEVLANSVPVVLLLAALLVAKIAANALTLAAGGSGGIFAPSLFLGAAVGGAVGLTVNSLFPELTASPSAYAIVGMAAVVAGTTGASLTAVIMIFEMTRNYEIMLPLMLSVVVAHFITAKFYRETIYTKKLTRRGIKIQLDKRIPIFRTVRLGDIMKTSFVSCSPLSRVGEVSRMMHEKAIGLLPVLDGQNVVGTVSYEELFRSGCRKEETIEKLFTPKDITVDRNSDLYDALNRMKKERTNLLVVTDSSGAAGFVTRNMIISSYLAKREAL, from the coding sequence ATGTCAAATGCACGCATCCCTGTAAGCCTTTCGGAGGAAAACTATCATTTAAACAAGACAATCTACGTAAGTCTTTTATCGGTTCTTGTCGGAATCGTCGCCGGTTTCGGCGCCATCGGTTTCCGGTACCTGATTGGATTTTTCCACAATCTCTTTTTTCACGGTACCCTTTCATTTATCTATGATTCGGAGGTCCCCTTCGTCAGCCGCTGGGGCTTCCTTGTAGTCCTCGTTCCCGCGGCGGGGATTGCCCTGGCCAACTGGATCACCGAAAAGTGGGCACCCGAGGCAAAGGGACACGGGGTTCCGGAGGTTATGGTGGCCGTCATGGAGCATCGCGGTGTAATCAGACCTGTCGTCGCGCTGATAAAGTCCCTTGCCTCGGCGATCAGCATCGGTGCAGGAGGCTCCGTGGGCCGGGAAGGGCCCATTGTGCAGATCGGCGCCAGCTTTGGATCCACCCTGGGGCAGGTGCTGAAACTCTCTCCCCGGGAGGTAATCATTCTCGTGGGTGCCGGTGTCGCCGGCAGCATCGGGGCCACCTTTAACGCCCCCATCGGCGGCATCATCTTTGCCATTGAGCTGATACTTCCGGAATACAGCATTATGACTATAATGCCCCTGGTTATCTCTTCAACCATAGCTACCCATATCTCTCTGCTGATCCTTGGAAACAGCCCTGCATTCACCCTGCCCATGTATCAGTTTGTCTCATCCTATGAGCTCTCCTTCTACCTTGTACTGGGTATTCTGGCAGGTTTTGTCTCCATAGGATTTATCGCGGTTCTGTACAGAACCGAGGACTTTTTCGATGAATTACCCCTCAACTCCACAGTCAAGGCCCTTGCGGGCGGATTCCTTGTCGGCCTGATCGGGTATGTCCTTTTTCTCCTCTTCGGGGAGTACTATGTATTTGGTGTCGGCTACGCCTTTCTTACGGAGGTTCTTGCCAACAGTGTCCCCGTTGTACTCCTTCTCGCTGCGCTGCTGGTGGCAAAGATCGCGGCAAATGCCCTTACCCTGGCTGCCGGTGGATCCGGGGGTATCTTTGCTCCCTCCCTTTTTCTGGGGGCTGCAGTGGGGGGAGCTGTCGGTCTGACGGTCAACTCCCTGTTTCCCGAACTGACGGCCAGCCCGTCGGCCTATGCGATAGTCGGCATGGCTGCGGTTGTAGCGGGAACCACGGGGGCGAGTCTTACTGCGGTTATCATGATTTTTGAGATGACACGAAACTACGAAATCATGCTGCCCCTGATGCTGAGCGTGGTGGTCGCCCATTTTATAACCGCAAAATTCTACCGTGAAACCATCTATACCAAGAAGCTAACCCGGAGGGGGATAAAGATACAGCTGGATAAGCGCATACCGATTTTCCGGACAGTTCGGCTGGGGGACATCATGAAGACCAGCTTTGTTTCCTGTTCGCCCCTCTCCCGGGTCGGGGAAGTATCAAGGATGATGCATGAGAAGGCCATCGGACTGCTTCCGGTGCTCGATGGACAGAATGTTGTGGGTACCGTGAGCTATGAAGAACTTTTTCGCTCGGGCTGCCGGAAAGAGGAGACTATCGAAAAGCTATTTACCCCGAAGGACATTACAGTCGATCGAAACAGCGACCTTTATGATGCCCTGAACAGAATGAAGAAGGAACGTACGAACCTGCTGGTCGTGACGGATTCTTCCGGAGCAGCTGGATTTGTGACCCGCAACATGATTATTTCATCCTACCTGGCAAAACGGGAAGCCCTGTGA
- a CDS encoding methyl-accepting chemotaxis protein: MLILLLGSTLALLIVFFGLISSRIVNVLNEYAYMSAFQYSREGAAAVEGELNKALGLLNSSRDLIEVFKSENRTDREILPPLFARILEDYDSIFSLWVLFEPDAWDGRDARFANTGEYDELGNYAVWAYRNASNRVELNLEAWGAESYQDDYYALPRNSPGIRISDPYEEEIREGYSVQMISASRAVHNPEGEVIGVVGADFSIDFFNRILSTIDSKSRGKSTIATETGLLLADSLSGKEGTYLSESHSTDTVSAASEATGGEKESSSENSRIMVQIGDQEFLQMIEPINIGEGIEPWIYIVSIPREHIYAVPRQIYISLMITSAVILVVLTLIIILIASRVSRPLGILTGAFETISGGDLRREVHITARDETGRLAQGFNRFTASLSSTLREIKSAMAELRNEADELARETENTDSAFADNSRAINSVLMKASDITRGLGETSRSLDKILENITSLEQRSGNESQLISQSVAAIEETLAGLHSVTENVVRSSEYYRQLNRSSALGEDLLTTVIRRIQEIHSQSESLLETNMVISNIATQTNMLAMNAAIEAAHAGEAGKGFAVVADEIRKLSENTADQSRGVEKILKEIVDIISAIARSSQEAGKNFGEIQGLIGTITRIEEEVKLSLEEQGAGSNQILASLGEMETASLEIDREAESVSVLARKIATEVEVLSKNSEEIQQSIGNVLNNNEAIRHTVDKAVESAEHTAMSIARINENMGIFKLKGEDPAEAESEIRKKGDFQESP; the protein is encoded by the coding sequence ATGCTTATACTCCTTCTGGGGAGTACCCTCGCCCTGTTAATCGTCTTCTTCGGACTGATCAGCAGTCGTATTGTTAATGTGCTGAACGAGTACGCCTACATGAGTGCCTTTCAGTATTCCCGGGAAGGAGCCGCGGCCGTCGAAGGGGAACTGAACAAGGCCCTGGGACTCTTAAACAGCTCCAGGGACCTGATAGAGGTTTTCAAAAGCGAAAACCGTACGGACCGGGAGATCCTTCCGCCTCTGTTTGCACGAATTCTGGAAGACTACGACTCGATTTTCTCGCTGTGGGTCCTTTTCGAACCCGATGCCTGGGACGGACGGGACGCCCGGTTCGCCAACACCGGAGAATATGACGAGCTGGGTAATTACGCTGTATGGGCTTATCGAAACGCGTCGAACCGCGTGGAGCTTAATCTCGAGGCCTGGGGAGCGGAGTCCTATCAGGATGATTACTATGCGCTTCCCCGGAACAGCCCTGGAATCCGCATAAGCGATCCCTACGAAGAAGAGATACGGGAGGGTTATTCCGTACAGATGATCTCCGCCTCCCGGGCGGTCCATAATCCCGAAGGGGAGGTAATAGGCGTGGTGGGGGCGGACTTTTCCATCGATTTCTTTAACCGGATCCTCAGCACTATAGACAGTAAAAGTCGGGGTAAATCCACCATAGCCACGGAGACGGGGCTGCTTCTGGCGGACAGCCTTTCCGGGAAGGAAGGAACCTACCTGTCGGAGTCCCACTCCACGGACACCGTAAGCGCAGCCTCTGAAGCCACCGGCGGTGAAAAGGAGAGCAGTTCGGAAAATTCCCGGATAATGGTACAGATCGGGGATCAGGAGTTCCTGCAGATGATCGAGCCCATAAACATCGGGGAGGGTATTGAACCGTGGATATACATCGTATCCATCCCCCGGGAGCATATATACGCCGTACCACGACAGATTTATATCAGCCTCATGATAACCAGCGCCGTAATTCTTGTGGTACTCACCCTCATCATCATACTCATTGCCAGCCGCGTCAGCCGCCCCCTGGGAATCCTCACTGGGGCGTTCGAAACCATTTCCGGCGGGGATCTGCGGCGGGAGGTACATATCACCGCCCGGGACGAAACCGGAAGACTCGCCCAGGGGTTCAACCGCTTTACCGCCTCCCTCAGCAGTACCCTGCGGGAGATCAAAAGCGCGATGGCGGAACTCCGGAACGAGGCGGATGAACTTGCCAGGGAAACGGAGAATACCGACAGCGCCTTTGCGGATAATTCCCGGGCCATCAACAGCGTCCTGATGAAGGCCTCGGATATTACCCGGGGACTCGGGGAAACCTCCCGGTCTCTGGATAAGATCCTGGAAAATATTACCAGCCTGGAACAGCGGTCAGGAAACGAATCACAGCTTATTTCCCAGTCCGTGGCAGCCATAGAAGAGACCCTGGCGGGACTGCACTCGGTAACGGAGAATGTCGTTCGATCCAGCGAATATTACCGTCAGCTGAACAGATCATCCGCCCTGGGGGAAGACCTCCTTACTACCGTAATCCGCCGTATCCAGGAGATACACAGTCAGTCCGAATCCCTCCTGGAAACCAACATGGTTATCTCCAACATTGCGACCCAGACAAACATGCTCGCCATGAATGCCGCCATCGAAGCAGCCCATGCAGGGGAAGCCGGCAAGGGATTCGCGGTAGTAGCGGACGAGATACGAAAACTCTCCGAAAACACCGCAGATCAGTCCCGGGGAGTCGAGAAGATCCTCAAGGAAATCGTCGACATCATAAGCGCCATCGCGAGATCTTCCCAGGAAGCGGGAAAGAACTTCGGCGAAATCCAGGGGCTTATCGGAACCATAACCCGGATCGAGGAGGAGGTTAAACTCTCCCTGGAAGAGCAGGGGGCCGGGAGCAATCAGATTCTTGCCTCCCTTGGAGAGATGGAAACCGCCTCCCTCGAGATAGACCGGGAAGCGGAGAGCGTTTCCGTGCTGGCCAGAAAGATTGCGACAGAAGTTGAGGTTCTCAGTAAAAACAGTGAAGAGATTCAGCAGAGTATCGGAAATGTCCTTAACAACAACGAAGCAATCAGGCATACCGTGGACAAGGCGGTTGAATCGGCGGAGCATACAGCAATGAGTATTGCCCGGATCAATGAGAATATGGGGATCTTCAAGTTAAAAGGAGAGGATCCGGCGGAAGCGGAATCTGAAATTCGCAAAAAAGGTGATTTTCAGGAGAGTCCCTGA
- a CDS encoding amino acid ABC transporter permease, giving the protein MTDLLDTLISKFPWDLSIIVKRFPFFWEAAAVTLTITAMGIIVGMIIGLVMALFRISHNRFFQYTAQIYIFVIRGTPLLLQLFIIYYGLTALVTIPPFPSAVIALAVHNGAYIAEIFRGSIQSIDRGQMEAARSIGMTHSKAMSRIIMPQAFKRAIPPLGNQFIIALKDSSLASTVTVPELLLKGRQLGSSSFKYMEMLVIVAIYYLILTTIFYVIVSKTEKRFALGSREQGKIW; this is encoded by the coding sequence TTGACTGATCTGTTGGACACGCTGATTTCGAAGTTTCCCTGGGATCTGTCAATTATCGTCAAGCGGTTTCCCTTCTTCTGGGAGGCCGCTGCGGTAACCCTGACGATCACCGCCATGGGGATCATCGTCGGTATGATAATCGGCCTTGTAATGGCCCTTTTTCGGATATCCCACAATCGTTTTTTCCAGTATACCGCCCAAATATACATATTCGTAATCCGTGGAACTCCCCTTTTGCTGCAGCTCTTTATTATCTACTACGGACTGACAGCCCTGGTAACGATTCCTCCTTTCCCCTCGGCGGTAATTGCCCTGGCGGTCCACAACGGGGCGTACATAGCCGAGATTTTCCGCGGATCCATTCAGTCAATTGATCGCGGCCAGATGGAAGCCGCCCGTTCAATCGGGATGACCCACTCCAAGGCAATGAGCAGGATTATCATGCCCCAGGCCTTCAAACGGGCCATTCCGCCTTTGGGAAATCAGTTCATCATAGCATTGAAGGACTCATCCCTGGCCAGTACGGTAACGGTTCCCGAACTGCTCCTCAAAGGACGTCAGCTGGGTTCGTCGTCCTTCAAATACATGGAGATGCTGGTAATCGTGGCAATCTACTATCTTATTCTGACCACCATTTTCTATGTCATTGTCAGCAAAACGGAAAAACGCTTCGCTCTGGGAAGCAGGGAGCAGGGGAAAATATGGTAG
- a CDS encoding amino acid ABC transporter ATP-binding protein, with protein MVVELKNIHKWFGDLHVLKGIDLTIRENEVVVIIGPSGSGKSTLLRCINFLEIPQKGSISMNGRVIHAKKHDINAVRRDVGMVFQHFHLFPHKTVLGNVIEGPTQVKGIPKAKAEKEGLELLEKVGLSDKAEAYPSMLSGGQKQRVAIARALSMNPGVMLFDEPTSALDPELVGEVINVMADLAKDGMTMAVVTHEIWFAKEAAHRVVVMDEGQIIEEGPPEVIFSDPKEERTRQFLQQVMNF; from the coding sequence ATGGTAGTGGAATTGAAGAACATACATAAATGGTTCGGCGACCTGCACGTCCTCAAGGGGATAGATCTTACCATCAGGGAAAACGAGGTGGTGGTAATCATCGGCCCCAGTGGTTCCGGAAAAAGCACCCTGCTGCGATGCATCAATTTTCTGGAAATTCCCCAGAAAGGAAGCATCAGCATGAACGGCCGGGTTATCCACGCAAAAAAACACGATATTAATGCAGTCCGCCGGGACGTGGGTATGGTGTTTCAGCACTTTCACCTTTTTCCCCACAAGACGGTTCTGGGCAACGTTATCGAAGGGCCCACCCAGGTAAAGGGTATACCCAAAGCCAAAGCCGAAAAAGAAGGACTTGAACTGCTTGAGAAGGTCGGACTTTCCGACAAGGCGGAGGCCTACCCCTCCATGCTCTCGGGGGGGCAGAAACAGCGGGTTGCAATCGCCAGGGCCCTCTCAATGAACCCGGGGGTTATGCTCTTCGATGAACCCACCTCCGCACTGGACCCCGAACTCGTGGGGGAGGTAATAAATGTCATGGCGGACCTTGCCAAAGACGGAATGACCATGGCCGTAGTTACCCATGAAATCTGGTTCGCCAAGGAAGCGGCCCATCGGGTTGTCGTCATGGACGAAGGTCAGATTATCGAGGAAGGGCCGCCGGAAGTCATCTTCTCGGACCCCAAAGAGGAACGGACCAGGCAGTTCCTTCAGCAGGTTATGAACTTTTAA